The Coraliomargarita parva sequence GATCCCGCTGCACCTGGTCCTCCTTGCGGCTGGCCATGCCGTTGTCGCGCAAGTAATCAAAGCCGTATTCCGAAGCGGTGCCGTAAGTGATGTTGCAGCCATACATGACACGCCGCTCTTCCGGACGCATACTGTTCTGGATGCAGCCGACGGTCAGACCGAGAAATTTGAAGAGGTGCCCCATCCACTCCGAGTCCCGGCGGGCGAGGTAATCATTCACAGTCACCAACTGGCAGTTCCGTCCGGTCAGGGCGTTCAAGTAGAGCGGAGCGGTGGAAACAAGGGTCTTACCTTCACCGGTCGCCATTTCCGCGATGCGCTTTTCATGTAACGAAATGCCCCCGAGCAGCTGTACATCGTAGTGCACCATATTCCATGGCAACATGTGGTCACAAACCTCGTATTCCTTGCCGCACATCCGGCGGGCCGCGTTTTTCACCGCAGCAAAGGCTTCAGGCAAGATCTCGTCGAGGGTCTCGCCGTCCTTGACGCGCTGCATGAACTCGGCGGTCTTGCCGCGCAACTCTTCGTCGCTCAGGCTCTGGTATTCCTCTTCAAGCGAGTTGATACGTGCAATGATAGGCTGACACTTCTTTTGAAACTTCTTGTAGTGGCTGCCGGAAAACTTTTTGAGAATAGCGGTGATCATTGGGATCGGATGGACTGCAAAATATATGTTTGGGCCCGTTCGAGCCAGCACTCAGGGACACCGGAAACGGGAAAAAGTGGCAAAAATGGCAAAACTCACCAGCACTGGCAAGCGTCTTTCCCGAGAGCAACCGTGACGTCCCGGTGACGAAACAAAACCTCAAGGTCATGAGCGAATGGCCTTTCCTCAAGACTTCGTGTCCTTTCTGCTGTCCGTCTCAATGAAGTCACTCTCCATCCTCGGCACAAGTTCGGACGCTGGCAAAAGCTGGATTGCCACTGCATTGTGCGCGCTCCTGCACCGCAAGGGTTACAAGATCGCCCCCTTCAAGGCGCAAAACATGTCGAACAATGCCTACGTCACCCTAGAAGGTGGGGAGATCGGACGCGCCCAGGCGGTTCAAGCCGAAGCCTGCGGCCTACGGCCCATTGCTGAAATGAACCCAATCTTACTGAAGCCCAGTAGTGATACCGCCTCGCAAATCGTTTTTCGCGGCGTGCCCGGCCTGCACATCGAAGCCGGCAACTACTATAAGACGCTCGGCAATCTCTGGGAGAAAGTCGCCGAAATCATCGACTGGTGGCGCCCCCGCTGTGATGTCCTGCTAATGGAAGGCGCCGGCAGCCCGGTCGAGCTTAACCTGATGGACCGCGATCTCGCCAACTTGCTCCCGATCGAATACACCGACGGTCGTTGGCTCCTCGCCTGCGACATCGAGCGCGGGGGCGTCTTCGCCCAAGGCATCGGGACGGTGCAGCTGATGCCAGAAGCCAGCCGCAAACGCGGGCTGGGGCTGGTCATCAACAAATTCCGCGGCGACCCGAAGCTCTTTGCCGGAGCCGAGGCACATTTTGCAAAACACATCGAAGTGCCCATGCTCGGCACCTTACCGATGCGCTACGATCTCCAGCCCGAAATGGAAGACGGATTTTCGAAACCACCCGAATTCGGTCATCCTGAAGACCCCCTGCTCTGCTGGATCGCGCTGCCCCGGGTATCCAACACCAGCGACGCCCAGCCCTGGACCCTTGACCGGGGCATCCGCATGCAATGGACCCGTAGTGCCGAAGACTTGCGTAAAGCCCGCATCATCGTGCTCCCCGGCTCCAAAAACACGATCGCCGACCTCGTGTGGCTCCGACAGGAAGGCCTCGATCAGGTCATTCTGGAACGCGCCGCAGCCGGCGTACCCGTGATCGGCCTTTGCGGCGGCTATCAAATGCTCGGACAAAGCATCAGCGACCCAGACGGAATCGCCGGCAATGCCGGCAGCATTGAGGGACTCGGGCTACTTCCGCTGCACACCCACTACAATACCGAAAAACGCGTCCAACAGGTTCAGGCCCGTTGGAAGGAAAATGAATGGCAGGCCTACGAGATCCACATGGGTCACACGGAACTGCCGGAGCACTACAGCCCGCTCCTTAGAGCGGACAACCAACCGGAAGGCATCCGGCAGGACAAAATCTGGGGCAGCTACCTGCACGGCCTCTTTGAAGCGCCCGAGGTCCGACGCGCCCTCGCCCGGGCAGCGGGGATTGACCGCCACCAAGCACCCGAGCGCAACTGGCATTCCCACAAAGCCGAGCTCTACGACCAAATGGCGGATTGCCTCGAACACTACCTGCGACTGGAAAACATCTACCGCTACCTCGACAGCTAGGGATGGTTTCGCTGCCAGACAATGGTTACACCTCAGCCACTTCCGGGTTCTTGCGGATCTCGGATAAGGCCTCCCCGACAATTTGCGGGCGCACGGCCTGTGCTTTACCGAGCCTCCGCGAGGCTTCCTTCTCCGCGTTGGAACGTATTATGGCAACGCGGTTCTCACCATCCTGGCACATCGACGCCGTGACCTGCCGGAGGCGGTTCACGACTTTGCGCTCGATTTCCTTGATCATCCCCTGGTCACGAAAAGCCACCTTACGAATGTAAGTCGAACCGAGCGTAAAGCCCCACTGTTGAGAGGTCGGCGAGACCTCCTCGCGCACTTTTCGCGACAAGGCGTCGCGGTCCTCCCAAAGCACATCCAACTCTAGATTTGACAACTGCTTGATCACGGAGGTCGACACATTGGCCGACAGCGAGCGAACAGGCTCAGAATTTTCAAACAGATAAGCCGTCGGATTGCTCACGTAGCACTCATACCAAATACCAACTCCCATGGGCGCACCCTCTTCGGAATTCACAAATTGGTTCCGAAGATAGTACTGATGAATGCTGTTCGATACGGTATACACCTTTCCGAAATAAGGGACGAGCAAGCTGCGCGGGCCAAACTTGGTGAAAGAGGAATTCAAGATACTCAGCCAGTATTATCCTCAACAGCCAACACGAACCGCCCTTAAGAGAGCGAAAACATACAACAGACCAGTCTGCTAATCTCCATTACGGTGATCCCTCAGCCAGGCAATCGTCGCGCCCCAGCTCCCCTCGCCCGGCCCGGCGAGATGAAATTCGCGCACCCGGGCGTCGCGTCGTAAAAGCACATGGACGGTTTCCCGCAGGGTGCCGGTCCCTTTGCCGTGGACGATGCGGATACGGGTAATCCCCTGCTCCAGGCAAAGCCCGATGTAGTCGGGGATCAGTTCTCCCAAATCGGATGGCCTGAAGGTGTGCAGGTCGAGTTCCCCGTTAATCTCAAACTCGACCGGGTCGTTCGGATCGGGATCAGTCATGCTCATGCTCGTGCTCATCATGCTCCGAGCCCTCAGGATAAAAATAAGCCTTCAGCACGGCCAGTTGGGCCTCCGAGAGCTTGGCCCCCGGATGCATCCGCAGGTAGCTGCCGATCGGCATGTGCCCCTCCTTGGTTTCTTCGTAGATCTCCTCCATCAGGTGGGCGTCACCTCGAAAACTCGCCCAATCCGAGAAATTCAACTCTTCGCGGGCTTCGCGCACATGCTCCGCCACCGACCAGGAGACCGGAGCGACATAACTGTACCAAGGCCAGACGGTTTCATTGGAATGGCAGTCATAACAACTGGTACGGAGGATCTCCTTCACCGCATCCGGCCCGTCGAAATCGGCCAACACCGGAGGATTCGAGCGCTCCGCCGGCACCAGCTGGATGGCAATCAAAGCGAGAGCGACTGCAGCAGAGACGAGGAGGAGTATTTTCTTCATAGGTTAGGGAGCACAGATATGGGTCAGTTCGTTTCCAGCAAATGAGCTAGGCCGAATCATCCGTCTGTGGCAGCACAGGCGCCTTTTCGATGGACTTCGTTTCGGGCAACTCATCCATGGACGCACTGTCCAGCTCCTGAAACTTTCGAGCCGTCACCAGCAGGCGACTTTCTACCGAACGAATGGCGTTATTATAATGGCCCACCGACTGGTCGAGGCTCTTGCCCAGCTTGGCAAAATGCCCGGCGACGACTGCGATCCGTTCATAGAGCTCCTTGCCGAGCTCGGCGATCTGCTTGGCCTCACGTGCGATGGCTTCCTGCTGCCAACCGTAGGCAATGGCTTTGAGCAGTGCGATCAGGGTCGTCGGCGTCGCGAGGATCACCTTATTGAGCACACCGAGTTCGATGAGCTGCGGATCCTGCTCGAGCGCGGCGCTGAAAATCGCCTCGTTGGGGATGAAGAGGACGACAAACTCGGGGGCGTTGTCGAACTGGTTCCAGTAGGCCTT is a genomic window containing:
- a CDS encoding cobyric acid synthase; this translates as MAFPQDFVSFLLSVSMKSLSILGTSSDAGKSWIATALCALLHRKGYKIAPFKAQNMSNNAYVTLEGGEIGRAQAVQAEACGLRPIAEMNPILLKPSSDTASQIVFRGVPGLHIEAGNYYKTLGNLWEKVAEIIDWWRPRCDVLLMEGAGSPVELNLMDRDLANLLPIEYTDGRWLLACDIERGGVFAQGIGTVQLMPEASRKRGLGLVINKFRGDPKLFAGAEAHFAKHIEVPMLGTLPMRYDLQPEMEDGFSKPPEFGHPEDPLLCWIALPRVSNTSDAQPWTLDRGIRMQWTRSAEDLRKARIIVLPGSKNTIADLVWLRQEGLDQVILERAAAGVPVIGLCGGYQMLGQSISDPDGIAGNAGSIEGLGLLPLHTHYNTEKRVQQVQARWKENEWQAYEIHMGHTELPEHYSPLLRADNQPEGIRQDKIWGSYLHGLFEAPEVRRALARAAGIDRHQAPERNWHSHKAELYDQMADCLEHYLRLENIYRYLDS
- a CDS encoding Smr/MutS family protein; translated protein: MTDPDPNDPVEFEINGELDLHTFRPSDLGELIPDYIGLCLEQGITRIRIVHGKGTGTLRETVHVLLRRDARVREFHLAGPGEGSWGATIAWLRDHRNGD
- a CDS encoding heme-binding domain-containing protein, with the translated sequence MKKILLLVSAAVALALIAIQLVPAERSNPPVLADFDGPDAVKEILRTSCYDCHSNETVWPWYSYVAPVSWSVAEHVREAREELNFSDWASFRGDAHLMEEIYEETKEGHMPIGSYLRMHPGAKLSEAQLAVLKAYFYPEGSEHDEHEHEHD
- a CDS encoding SPFH domain-containing protein, which encodes MNSSFTKFGPRSLLVPYFGKVYTVSNSIHQYYLRNQFVNSEEGAPMGVGIWYECYVSNPTAYLFENSEPVRSLSANVSTSVIKQLSNLELDVLWEDRDALSRKVREEVSPTSQQWGFTLGSTYIRKVAFRDQGMIKEIERKVVNRLRQVTASMCQDGENRVAIIRSNAEKEASRRLGKAQAVRPQIVGEALSEIRKNPEVAEV